The following are encoded together in the Peromyscus leucopus breed LL Stock chromosome 1, UCI_PerLeu_2.1, whole genome shotgun sequence genome:
- the LOC119087312 gene encoding zinc finger protein 54-like isoform X2 — protein sequence MLENYNNLVSVENYCICDPVHHHVNNEKKSCQCTELGKMLHDHCKYALYRTSETIEHSNNYRCNNHRDASIDSTNPDRHKSMHNGEELSKSKDCEKSLNLCSNLTQDQRLDTAKKEHRQGEYNDDFDCTFSHLQQKFYIGEKPHQCGNCRKYFSTASSLTEHQRIHTGEKPYKCKECDKCFTVKSTLTKHQRVHTGEKPYMCNICDKSFTQYSSLKTHQRLHTGEKPYKCKDCNRSFTHYSSFTRHQKTHSLEELYKCKECGKSFLELSHLKRHYKIHTGEKPYKCEVCDKSFTMSSNLRNHQKIHTREKLYKCRQCDKSFTQDSYLRIHQRIHTGERPYRCTECDKSFTECSTLKQHQKIHTGEKPYKCMECNKSFTRNSHLRTHQKLHTGERLCKCKECDMSFIQILNLRRHQKIHTGEKNIIANNMKTQQ from the coding sequence AGAACTATTGCATATGTGATCCTGTCCATCACCATGTGAATAATGAAAAGAAGTCTTGTCAGTGTACTGAGCTTGGCAAAATGCTTCATGACCACTGCAAATATGCACTTTATAGAACAAGTGAAACTATAGAGCACTCTAATAACTACAGATGCAATAATCACAGGGATGCCTCTATTGACTCAACAAACCCAGACAGACATAAAAGCATGCACAATGGAGAAGAACTTTCCAAATCTAAAGACTGTGAGAAATCTTTAAATTTGTGTTCCAACCTTACTCAAGATCAGAGACTGGACACTGCAAAGAAAGAGCACAGGCAGGGAGAATATAATGACGATTTTGACTGTACATTCAGTCATTTGCAACAAAAATTCTACATTGGAGAGAAACCACACCAATGTGGAAACTGTAGGAAATACTTCAGTACTGCTTCAAGCCTCACTgaacatcagagaattcatactggagagaagccttacaaatgcaAGGAATGTGACAAATGCTTTACTGTGAAGTCAACTCTTACAAAGCATCAgagagttcatactggagagaaaccgtaCATGTGCAACatttgtgacaaatcctttactcAGTACTCAAGCcttaaaacacatcaaagactccatactggagagaagccttacaaatgcaAGGACTGCAACAGATCCTTTACTCACTATTCATCATTTACAAGACATCAGAAAACTCATTCTTTAGAAGAATTGTACAAATGCAAAGAATGTGGTAAATCCTTTCTTGAATTATCACATCTTAAAAGGCATTACAAAATCCATACTGGtgagaagccttacaaatgtgAGGTATGTGATAAATCCTTTACTATGTCCTCAAATCTTAGAAATCACCAGAAAATTCATACTAGAGAGAAACTTTACAAATGTAGgcaatgtgacaaatcctttacccagGACTCGTATCTTAGaatacatcagagaattcatactggagagagaccttaCAGATGTACAGAATGTGACAAATCATTTACTGAGTGTTCAACTCTTAAacaacatcagaaaattcatactggagagaaaccttataaatgtatGGAATGTAACAAATCCTTCACCCGTAACTCACATCTTAGAACACATCAGAAACTTCATACTGGAGAAAGACTTTGCAAATGCAAAGAATGTGACATGTCCTTTATCCAGATTTTGaatcttagaagacatcagaaaattcatactggtgAGAAAAATATCATTGCAAATAATATGAAaacacaacaatag